The following are encoded together in the Halopiger aswanensis genome:
- a CDS encoding HVO_2523 family zinc finger protein: MTDGSAGTGDGDEVGGRPCPHCEQPMYKRHCKYVCPQHGVIYDCADTFW, encoded by the coding sequence ATGACGGACGGCAGCGCAGGGACCGGTGACGGTGACGAGGTCGGCGGCAGGCCGTGTCCCCACTGCGAGCAGCCGATGTACAAACGCCACTGCAAGTACGTCTGCCCGCAACACGGCGTCATCTACGACTGTGCGGATACGTTCTGGTAA
- a CDS encoding TVP38/TMEM64 family protein, whose amino-acid sequence MSTLPGSSSPLRARVLLGLLAVAAIVTAGVLVSPSRALATLESLAADPLLFGLVVAAVYLVRPLLAWPTTPLSVVVGYGYGIALGVPIALGGILVTVLPVFLVVRLLSEPDNGTTEAGANTDAGREAVGAGTLERALRRTDAAVDQYYETAGPTRGVIVSRLAPIPSDAATCAAATSDVRLHQFLLGTAIGELPWTIAAVVVGASAATITTAGLGDLGLQLSIGCGAAALLLLAGPLYRIVRTRVGTTDAGSGRANG is encoded by the coding sequence CGCGCTCGGGTTCTCCTCGGGCTGCTCGCGGTCGCCGCGATCGTCACCGCGGGCGTGCTCGTCTCCCCCTCGAGGGCGCTCGCGACCCTCGAGTCGCTGGCAGCCGATCCGCTCTTGTTCGGGCTCGTCGTCGCCGCCGTCTACCTCGTGCGGCCGCTGCTCGCCTGGCCGACCACGCCGCTGTCGGTCGTCGTCGGCTACGGCTACGGCATCGCTCTCGGCGTGCCGATCGCGCTCGGGGGAATTCTCGTGACCGTGCTTCCGGTCTTTTTGGTCGTTCGACTGCTCTCGGAACCGGACAACGGCACCACGGAAGCCGGTGCCAACACGGACGCGGGACGAGAGGCTGTCGGGGCCGGCACGCTCGAGCGGGCGCTCCGCCGGACCGACGCTGCCGTCGATCAGTACTACGAGACAGCGGGGCCGACCCGCGGCGTGATCGTATCGCGGTTGGCGCCGATCCCTTCGGACGCGGCGACGTGTGCCGCCGCGACGAGCGACGTCCGACTCCACCAGTTTCTCCTCGGGACGGCGATCGGCGAACTCCCCTGGACGATCGCCGCGGTCGTCGTCGGCGCCTCGGCGGCGACGATCACGACGGCCGGCCTCGGCGATCTCGGCCTCCAGCTTTCGATCGGCTGCGGAGCCGCGGCGCTCCTCCTGCTCGCGGGGCCGCTCTATCGCATCGTCCGGACTCGAGTCGGCACTACCGATGCGGGATCCGGCCGAGCGAACGGCTAA
- a CDS encoding RAD55 family ATPase, translating into MRLSTGVPGFDELVDGGLLRDRLYIVSGPPGSGKTTFCSQFLTKGVFEGETALYVSMHESEQELVSDMTNFEFGFDKAVSSGQMKFMDVFESETKRFFASSSGRGSSDGPGSVENLSNKLVSFIESKGIDRIVIDSTMLLEYYFSDEVGDLVTFLTKLKRADATVLLISEMTDPTSYSDGHYLSHGVIFMHNYLESGGMTRGVQIIKMRGTEIDCDIRPIEFTERGLRVDPNEKIQS; encoded by the coding sequence ATGCGACTCTCCACGGGCGTTCCGGGCTTCGACGAGTTGGTGGACGGCGGCCTGTTACGGGACCGCCTGTACATCGTCAGCGGACCGCCCGGGAGCGGCAAGACGACGTTCTGCTCGCAGTTTCTCACCAAGGGCGTCTTCGAGGGCGAAACCGCGCTGTACGTGAGCATGCACGAGTCCGAACAGGAGCTCGTCAGCGACATGACGAACTTCGAGTTCGGGTTCGACAAGGCGGTAAGCTCCGGCCAGATGAAGTTCATGGACGTCTTCGAGAGCGAGACGAAACGGTTCTTCGCCTCCTCGTCCGGTCGCGGTAGCAGCGACGGACCGGGCAGCGTCGAAAACCTCTCGAACAAACTCGTCTCGTTCATCGAGTCGAAGGGAATCGACCGGATCGTCATCGACTCGACGATGCTGCTCGAGTACTACTTCTCCGACGAGGTCGGCGACCTCGTCACGTTCCTGACGAAGCTCAAGCGCGCCGACGCCACCGTTCTGCTGATCTCGGAGATGACCGATCCGACCTCCTACTCGGACGGCCACTACCTCTCCCACGGGGTCATCTTCATGCACAACTACCTCGAGTCCGGTGGGATGACCCGCGGCGTCCAGATCATCAAGATGCGCGGGACGGAGATCGACTGCGACATCCGCCCGATCGAGTTCACCGAGCGCGGCCTGCGCGTCGATCCGAACGAGAAGATCCAGTCCTGA